A window of Desulfobulbus oralis genomic DNA:
TTTCTGGGAATGGGAGAAAATCCCTCGCCTTGAGGCGAAGACTTCAGTACATCTGTTTGTTTCGCTTCCTCCACAGATTTCTGTGAGTAAATTGGTTGGCCGCATAAAAGGGAAAACCTCACGCAAGCTGCTTGCAGAAAACCGACGTTTGTCCGGGCAATTTTGGGGCCGTCATCTGTGGGGTCGCGGATATTTTGCCGCCAGTTCAGGCAATGTCACAGACGATGTCATCATGCAATATATTGCAGAGGGTCAGATCTTTGCTTGACTCTTGCCAATGAAAAGCTCACCGGCTTCGCCCGGTGTGGCGGCTGATTGGCGTTTATTTTTTATTCAGAAAATCATCAGGCGAAATACCGGCCTGCTTGAGAATTGCACGAAGAGTGCCTTCCCAGCCCGTTGAAAAAGTCTTCAGGTAAGGCATAATGGTGCACAGGCGATCAAAGTTTGTCGAGGAGGCAGTATGAGTCCTGGCCGGAGGCAGGCAGAGCAGAAGAGCATGTGGCTGATCTATGATCAGCTGCCCCAGAGTCAGGGGCATGTCTTTTACGAGCGGCTGGTACTTTGACACCGAGACCGGGCTGCACTACAACTGGAACAGAAACTACGATCCGGAGACCGGAAGATACCTCTCACCAGATCCCATCGGCCTCGATGGTGGACTCAACCTCTATGCCTATGAGGAAAATGATCCGGTGAATTGGGTGGATCCATGGGGACTTTTTTCGGTATTTGATTTATGGCCAGGACATCCCGAATATGAAGGAAGTCCTTTAGGTTGTGAAAGATTTTGCAAAGACAGAGGAGAATACTACGACGTTTATATCCCTGCACCTAATGGGAAGGCGGGTGGTCTTTGTAAATGTAAAAATGTGAAGATCAATATGAAAATCCTGGCCATCATGATCCTTCTAATTCTGGCCCTAACCAGTACAACAAGAAAAAAAGTGTTTTACCTGAGAACCATGAAGAACTTTGGCAACAAAGTCAACGATGATTGGATGGAAATAGGTGGACAAAAATAGGTGAAGGGAAAAAAGCTGAATATTATAGATTTTTAAATGATGGTAATGGTAATTATCATTGGGGCGGCTCTACAAATGGTATGACAAAATCAGGAAATCCAAATAGGATCAAACTTCAAGATGTTCCAGAAAATATCCGATAATTTAATTATATGAGTGATTTCGTATGTATTGGCAATAAAAGTCAATTTGCCATTGAATATGTGATATGCGAGAAAACTCCTTATTTAATGGGAAGAATGTGTCTTTGGGTTAATGATTTATATATTGGAAACATAGAAGAAGATGTTATGCTCTTGACAGTAAAGCATTATTTTTACGTAAAAATGTCTCAGCCAGAGCATTTAAGGAGAAATGAATTCAAATTAATGAAACCTGAAGAAGTGTATAGGTACATCTATGATGTGGAATATGATCATACGCGATATTTATTAAATATATGCGAGTCTTTTGATGATTTTTCTACAGTAATCTATATTCTTGAGGGTAATGTAAATTTAATCTGGAAATTATATGAAGATGCATCGAACAAATACCCTGAATATCCGTTGGGCCTAAATTCTTCAAGTATTGATTTTGATCATTTTAGCAACGTTGTTAATCAATTTATATCTGACATTAATGTGCTAACATGAATTGCTTGTGAGGTCATGAAGCGGGGTCGGACCACTGCTGTCCCACTAAATTTGGAATAGCGATAACTGGTTGTTATTTAATGGTATTTTTTGTTTTTCCGGACAAAAAGTTTGTCTAAATCTCGCCGTTCAAACAGGTTGAGCTGAAGAAGCCGCAAAATCTGCAAGATAGACTGCCCCAGGCGGCTCTGAAATTTGGTGAACGCCACCAGAAGATACGCGCACAAGGCAATCCACAGTTGCGTCCGAACCGCGTTCATGCTGGTGCCCACGAAGCTCTTCACTTTCAGGTGTTGCTTGATCCACTTGAAAAAGAGTTCCACCTGCCACCGCTCCTTGTACAGCGCCGCCACTGTGGTAGCCGGAATCCCAGGCGCATTGGTCAAAAACTCGTATTCCTCGCCTGTAGACTCATCCAGAAAGCGCACCTTGCACAACGTGCCTTTCACGCCTTTGAGCTGGATTTTCCTGTCTTCCAGTACGCCAGGACTTTTGCGCCCTCGACGTTTCGCGCCAGGATGAATCACTGCCCCGTGCTTCAGCCGCGTCACGAAACGACCGCCTTCCTCCGTCAGTTCCTGGTACCACTGGTAGTCCGTGTAGCCGCGATCAAAGACCACCCATGAGCCTCGGGGCAGACTCAGTTTTCGGGCCATGTTGATCTCATGAACCTTCCCTGTCGTCATGTCCACAAAATCGGGAAGCTAGCCGTCCGCGGAGACACCCACCTGCATTTTCACCGCGCCTTTGCCGGTGCGGCAGCTGGCCCGGGAGAACAGCGACAGCGGCAGTTCAATCACCGTGGCGTCAAGCAGATAGACCTTACTGCCGTCCTTGAAGTGGAACTTTTGCTTGGGTGGAGCGAACGCCTGACAACGGGCCAAAAGCGCCTGAAACACTTTCTCAAAGAGCTCCGGGGGAGTGCTTTCGTTGGCCCGTGCCAGGCTGGAACGGCTGAATGAGTCCAGGCCCAGGTGGTAGAGTTTGTGGAGTTGTGGCGAGAAAGTAGCCATTATGCCGCGCAAGCTGTCGCGCCCGGTGAGTTGCCCTGTCATCATGACCACAAACTGTGTCCAAACGGGAACTGCCCGGCGATGCACTTTGGGCAACACCGCTCGACGGACTTGCTCAAACTCATGTCTCGGAAAAACTCTAAGCACTTGGCTCAAAATCGTGTTACAATGCTCCATGGCTTGGATCTCCTTGGTTTTAATGAACTTTTTGTAAACCCATTATAACACACCAGGGATTCCAAGCCTTCATTTTCTCTAGAAATCATTGATATTTTGCGGGACAGCAGTGACAATCAAGGCACAATCTGGTTCCTCGCTGTTTCATGTGGGTAGGGCAAAAGAGAGTCCCGCACCCAGGAGGTAGATCATGGCGATCAAATTCTTCGTGGACCGGTAGCCACGCGCCCGAGACCTGGCCGCCTGGATCAGGCTGTTCGTGCCTTCCAGAATGCCGTTGCTGATCCTTGAAGTGAACCAGCGCAAGATGCCGTCCCAGTGCCGTTTGATGGTCGCCGCTGCCTGTTTCATGGGTTCCAGCCGGCAGTGCGTCGCCCAGAAGTACCACCTCTTCAGGAAGGTCTCCGCCTGGCCGGGGGCCTGCTGGAACAAGTCCTGAAATGTCGTTTTCAGTTGCCAGGCCCGGGCCGTTTTCAGATTCAGCCCGGACATGGTGAGTGCCGCCAGACACTCCTGTTGCGAGGCAGGTAATTTGTCACGGTTTTTCAGCCACACATACCGGCTCTTCGCCAGCTCGGGCCGAGTCTTCGCCTCCTCGCGCCGCACCTGGTCCACCGCGTCGCCCGGCACCTTCATGATGTGGAACCGGTCAAAGGTGATGTGCGCCCCGGGGCAGTTCGCCTCCACGCCGGAAATGAACGCGGGCGACATGTTGCAACACACCTCGTTTACCTTTGCGGGATCGCGCCGTGGGCCGCAAGCTCTTCCTTGAAGCGCTGGATTGTGGCGGCATCCCGGCCCTCGGTGGCGAACAGCACCTTGTGGCTTCGCAGGCGGGCGAACACGGTGACGTAGTTGTGGCCGCGTTTGCTGGCTGTCTCGTCCACGCCAAAGGAAGCGACGTCGGCGCAGGAGATGCTCGTTCTGGCCTCCTCCACATGGTGATTCACCACGCGCCAGAGCCGGGTGTCATGCTCGCCCACATGCTTTGCCAGGCTTCGTGTTGGCATGGCCTTGGCGAGGCTCATGACCAGGGCCTCAAACAGCAGGGTGAAGCCGCTGCCTGGACGCGCCCAGGGCACGGATACCTGCTTGACGCCGCAATGGTCGCATTTGACTCGGGGCAGCTTCGCGGTCAGCCAGGCTTCGTGCTGGAAGAAGTTCAGGTGCCGCCAGCTCTTTTCCGTGGTGTCGTATGCCTTGAGGTCTGCCTGGCCGCATTGCGGACAGACAAAGACGCTGCCCCGGGGAAAGGCCAAACGAATATCCAGGCGCTTTTGCTCTGCGGCAAACTCGCAGGACTCCACCTGCCACGGCGGAGTCAAACCAAGGGCCATTTGGAAAAGGTCGGTGTCACGCATGGATGAAAACCTCAAGAAGGGAAACAAGGAAAAAACACCTTGCCCACATGAAACAGCGAGGAACCACACTACCAGACTCCCGCTGAGGTTTTTAATCACGCCCTCACCGGTGCATTTGCAATTTGAATGCACCCAATTGCAAGTTGCAATTTACCAATAAATCGTTTCTGATTGCGTTCAGAATTGTGAAGCCGGCAATCTAATAACAGTATGGAGAGCCAGAATGAGCACATTTGATAGCACGAAAATATCCCTCGACACACTTCTTCAGGATATTTGTACTGGTAAAATACAGCTACCGGATTTTCAGCGTGGTTGGGTTTGGGATGATGACCACATACGTGACCTTCTGGCCAGTGTCGCACGGTCTTTCCCTATTGGCGCTGTAATGTTGCTTGAAACCGGTGGTGATGTTAAATTACAGACGCGGCCATTGGAAGGATTGGAAACGGCCGCAGCCAAAGATGTCGCACCGGAAAAGCTAATCCTTGATGGTCAGCAGCGCCTGACAACCTTAAACCAAACTTTGGCACTACCTACCCCCGTGCAGACACGCACAAGCAAGGGAAAGAAGATCCGGCTGTATTATTATTTTGATATAAATTTGGCCGTCGAATCGCCCTATGATCTAGATTCGGCAATCATCGCCGTTGATGAAAACCGTCAATTGTATAGCAACTTTGGCCGCGTGGTCTTGGATTTGTCAACACGCGAACAGGAGTGTAAGCAATTGTATTTTCCTTGTACGCAATTGATGAATTCAGACGAATGGGAAAAATGCCTGCATAGTGTGGCCCCTAAACACTGGGACACTTACATGAAATTTCGCAGCCAGATCCCGGAATCGTTCCGCAAATACCATCTTCCGGTAATTCAATTACATAAAAACACTTCTAAGGAAGCCGTTTGCCTAGTGTTTGAAAAAGTAAATACCGGTGGTGTGCAGCTCACCGTATTCGAGTTGATTACGGCAAGCTATGCTGCAGAGGGATTCAATTTGCGTGACGACTGGTTTGGCTCAGAATTGCGAAAAGTCGATTCCAGAAAAAAACGAATTGCAGAAAATCCACTATTGACTGGCGTGGAACCTACCGAATTTTTGCAAGCAATTACCCTTGTATATACGTGGCAGCGCAAACAGACAGATATTGAATCCGGAAAAAACGGCAATGCAGTACGTCCTGTCAGTGCCAAGCGCGCCGACGTATTGGAACTTCCGCTTTCTGCTTGGAAAGATTGGGCAGATAAGCTGGAGCAAGGTTTCAAATTAGCCGCAAAGTTTCTGAAAAAAGAGTCCTTTTACAACCGCAAAGAGCTGCCGTACAGCACTCAGATTGTGCCATTGGCTGCCATTTTGACGTATCTGGGGGAAAAATGGCTGGAGCCGAAAATCTATGGCAAGTTGGCTCAGTGGTTTTGGTGTGGTGTGCTTGGTGAGCTTTATGGTGGTGCAGTAGAAACGCGGATTGCAAATGACTATGAAGAGTTGATCCAATGGTTTGAAAATGACAAATCGCTACCGCGTACCGTGTTAGATGCCAACTTCCAGCCGGACCGTTTTGATACCTTACGTTCGCGTCTAAGTGCTGCCTACAAGGGAATCAATGTGCTGGTATTGCGGGAAGGCGCGCAGGATTGGCTCTGGAAAGCAGGAATAAAAGAACTGGATCTCGACGAAGTTGCCCTTGATATTCATCATATCTTCCCACGAACTTGGTGCGAAGAGCAGGGAATAAAAAAAGAATCCTACGACTCGATTCTGAACAAAACGCCGCTGTCATACAAGGCTAATCGTAAAATTGGTGGGAATGCACCTTCCGTTTATATCCCGCGCCTTCAAGCTGAAAAGAATGTGCAACTTACTGCCGAAGAGATGAGCGAGATATTGGGCAGCCATGCGCTCGACCCGAATCTACTTAGAGCGGATGATTACAGCGCGTTTATTAATGATCGTCGAAAGAGATTGAGCAAGCTTGTTTCAAGCGCCATGGGAAAGCCAATCGGTACAATTCCAGAAGGCGGCGAATATATTCTGAATGGTGAGGAGACTTAACAGTCCGTTGAAGAATCCGCAATAACACACACATTTTGAGTAAAAAATTTCGTAAGGCAGATGAGCGACTCACTGATTCTGCGTCACTTAAAATTTGCAATTCCCGAAACCTGAAATATTTTTTCAACGGGATGCTATGGGAAGAAAATTGTTCGATAAGCTGGGCTTTGGTGTTCTTGATGTGTTGCGTGGCATCTCCATCAGCATCTCCTCACTGTCCGGGAGCCAATTGCACGTTTCCTGGGATCTTCATTCCCGACTCCTTGTTCAGTTCATGCTTTCCCCATTCTGATGTCCGGAATATGCTATCCCGGCAACTGCAGGTTTTCCGCCACATCATTCCTCTGAGCGGCGTCCGTTCTGAAGCTTGCGAAAGATGGTACTGCGATTGATATGGAAAAGGCCGGCCACCTTTTGCACAGACCCATGCACTTCAATGGCCTTGCGGAGAAAATCCCGCTCCATTTCCGCCATGATGTCCTTCAGGGGACGATGACCGGTCAGGATTTCCTCGGAATAGTAGCGTCCATCACCCGTATGACCGCCTGTGATGTTGGCCGGCAGGTCCTGAGGGGCCACAAGCGGGCCATTGTGGGTGATGACCAGACTGTGCACCATGTTCTGCAGCTCCCGTACATTGCCGGGCCAGGGATAGGTTGCCATCATGTCGAGTGTGACGCCCATGAAGGCCAGCGCCTTGTGGTATTTGCCCATGTACTGTTTCAGGAAATACTCGGCCAGGGGGGGGATGTCCTCGGGCCGTTCCCTAAGCGGAGGGATGCGCACCGTGGCCACGTTGAGCCGATAGTACAGGTCGCGACGAAAGGCGCCGGCCTCTACGCATTCGGCCAGGTTGCGATTGGTGGCCGCGATGACACGCACGTTCACCTTGCGGGGCGACGAGGCGCCCACCCGCATGATTTCCCCGTCCTGCAGAACCCGCAGAAGACGGGTCTGCATGGGCAGGGACAGCTCTCCCACTTCATCCAGAAAGATGGTGCCGCCATCAGCGATTTCAAAATAGCCCGCCTTGCCCCTGCTGGAAGCGCCGGTAAAGGCGCCGGGATTGTAGCCGAACAGCTCGGATTCGGTCAGCGATTCAGAAATGCCGCCGCAGTCCACCTTGAGCATGACCTTGCCTTTGCGCAGGCTCAGACTGTGGGTCAGGCGGGCGAACACGTCCTTGCCCGAACCGGTTTCCCCAAGAATCAGCACAGTGGCGTCGGTGGCGGCGAAACGCTCCAGGAGCGCCATGATTCTGCTCATGGACTGACTGGCGAAAACCAGCGCGTCGGGTTCGTGTTCCTGGGCCATGTGGGCCAGTTGATCATTGATCTGCTCAATGAGCTGGCGCTGCCCGTCCAGCCGTTCCTGGAGATCGGTCAAACTGGTGACGTCCCGGGCAAAGGTGAGCACCAGGCAAATGGCGCCCGTCTGATCAAAGACCGGAAAGCCCGACAGCACCAGTTTCTTTCCGTCACTGAGTTGCTGCACACGGGTGGTGGGTTTGCCGGTCCGAACGATTTCCGGGTTGAGGATGTGATCAAAAATACCTTCCTGGACCAGGGAACGCACGTTCTTGCCCACCACACGCTCCTGCTTCAGGCCGGTCAGTTGCTCGTACATCCGGTTGATGTAGAGGGTCATGCCGGAAACGTCGGAAATGAACAGCCCATCGGGCAGGGTGTCGAGGATGCGCTCGACATATCGGGCGAGAATTTCGTTGGAGCGTCCCATGGCGACATGAAGAAGATAGGATATATCTTACAGGGCTTGCGCCAAAAGCTGCCACCAAATGGCTGGGCGGGTCTTCTGCTGCCGATTCATTATATCGATTGGGCGCGACGGTGGCAATGCCGTCCTTTGGCTCCCCGTTTTTGCGTGCTCCGTCAAAAATGTCGGCGATCCCGGCAATCAGGCTTCAGATCCGCAAGGCTTTGAAACTTCATGCGGGATTGCGTACGCGCGCTCCCAGAACCTCCTTCGCAACGCCCAGGAGCCGGGAGAACAGGACCTCGTCCAGTTTGGTCGCGCCCATGGGCGGGGTACGTCCCAGAAATTCGTACTTCTGGGTACCCAGCCGGTGGTAGGGCAGCATCTCATACTCCACCTGTCCGTAGGGTTTGATGAACTCGGCGATGGCCCGGATGCTTGCCTCGTTGTCGTTGAAGCCGGGAATGACCGGCGTTCGGGCGAGCACCGGCAGTTCGGGGAATTCCGTGACCAGAATCCGGAAATTCTCCAGGATGGTCTCGTTGGAGTGGCCGGTCTGTTCCTTGTGTACGGCGCTGTCCATGTGCTTGAGGTCAAAGAGCACGTAGTTGAGGTATGGCGCTGCGGCACGCAGGGTTGCAGCCGGCACCATGGCGCAGGTTTCCACTGCGGTCTTGAGACGGTGGGCGCGCGCCTGCCGCAGCAGTGCCACGGCAAAGTCGGCGTGGAGGAGCGGCTCGCCTCCGGAGATGGTCATGCCGCCACCCGAGCGCGAGTAGAAGATGGCGTCCTTTTGCACCGCCGAGAGCACATCCGCGACAGAGCGTGTGCTCCCGTAAACCAGAAGCGCCTGCGCCGGGCAGGCCGCCACGCAGGGCATGGCAGCGCAATCGGCACAGTACTTACGGTCAAGCACCGGCTTGTCATCATCGCCGCGGCGAATGGCATGGCTGGGACAGGCGTCAATGCAGTGGCCGCATTTGTCCACCTCAAGGCAGCGACCCCGATTGTAGGCCAGTTCCGGAACCACCAGTTGGGATTCCGGATTGCTGCACCAGCGGCAACGCAGGGAGCATCCCTTGGAAAAGACGATGGTTCTGATCCCCGGGCCGTCATGCACCGAATATTTCTGGATGTTGAAGACCGTCCCAGTCTGTGCAAGATCCTGATCCTTATCGACACCTGACATGGCAATTTCCCTTTATGCGTTTAAAAAAAACGGGGAGGCTTCCGAAAAGCCTCCCCGGCATCAAGCCCGGACTTACATGGTTCCGTGTTCGGTACGGGCGATGAGGTCATTCTGCAGATCAGGAGACAGATCCACAAAATAGGCGCTGTATCCGGCAATGCGGACGATCAGATTGCGGTACTTCTGGGGATCTTTCTGTGCGGCCAGGAGAGTTTCCCGGTTCAGCACGTTGAACTGCACGTGCCAGAGTTTCAGGTCGCAGAAAGTCCGGATGAAGGAAACCAGCTTCTCGGTGCCCTGTTCACCTTCAAGACACTTGGGGGTGAATTTGATGTTCAGCATACGGGCGGCGCGGTCGCGCATACCCATATTCTTGGTGGTGTAGTTCGAGAGCAGGATGGCCGTGGGCCCGTTGACGTCAGCGCCATGGGAGGCGGAGGAACCGTCGGAGAGCGGGAAGCCGTCGGTGCGGCCGTTGGGCGTGGCGGAAACCACTTTGCCAAAGGGCACGTGGGAGGTAAAGGGCACGTAGCGCACGTCGTTGTGCATGCCCAGATCCCGCATGGAGTACTTGCCGCCGTATTCCACGGAAAGTTTGTCAACCTCGCGGCCGATAGCGTCTGCATATTCGTCGTTGTTGCCATAGCAGGGCGTGGAGCGCAGCAAGGCGCGCACATCTTCATAGCCTTCGAAGTCCGCGTCAATGGCCTGGATCAGTTTGTCCATGCTCAGCTTCTTCTCCTCAAAGACCAGCTTCTTCACCGCTGCCAGCGAATCCACCACCGTACCGAAACCAATATACTCGAAGTAGCCCAGGTTGATGCCTTCCGGAATCTGCTCCTGGTGCAGGTCGATGCAGTGCTTCATGCTCAGGTCGTGCATGGCTGAACCCATGGGCTGCGCAAAATGCTGTGCCCGCAGCTTGTTGATGATATACTGCTGGGTAAAGGCCGTCTTGACGAACAGCAGATGCTGCTGCACATAGGCGTTCCAGAATTCATCCCAGGTCTTGAAACTGCGGGGATCGCCGGTCTCAATGCCCAAAACCTGATCACCATACTTCTTCATCCGGCCGTTGCGCAGCACCATTTCCAGCGCAGCGGCAAAATTGATGTAGGCGCCGCCAGAGGTGTAGGTGTCGCGGTTGGGCATCCGGGCCTCGGTGCAACCGGACACGGCATAATCCAGCGCTTCCTCGAAGGTCGCGCCCTTGGAGACGTACAGCGGCACCACCTCCTCGTCGTTGATCAGCTTGGGGAAGCCGGATCCGAACTTGATGGTCTCAGCCACATCCCAGAGATAAGACTCGGGCGCGCGGGAATGGATGCGGGCCGCCAGATCCGGGTAGTGCAGCGGAAACTCCCGCTTGGACTTGAGGATAAGCGAGGTCAGCTCGTTGCTGGCGTCACGGCCGTCGGGAGTCTGGCCGCCAACGGTCACGGCCTCCCAGTGGGCATAGCCCTCGTTGAAGGCGCCGCCAGTGGGGGAAATGTACATGTCGATGAATTCGGCCATGCCCACCCACATGCATTCCAGAAGCTCCATGGCCTGGCTGTCGGTCAGGATCCCCGCCGCCCGGTCCTGCTGGTAGTAGGGATAAAAATACTGGTCCATGCGACCGTTGGAAATGGTGGTGCCTGTCTTCTGCTCCATACGGGAGAACATCTGGGTGAACCACTGGCTTTGGCAGGCCTCGTAGAAATTGCGGGCCGGCTCGCCCGGCACATGCTCGGCGTTTTCCGCCATGCGCAAAAGCTCTGCCTTGCGGACGGGGTCCGTCTCCACGGCAGCCTTTTGGCGGGCCGCCTCGGCGTGACGTTTCGCCCAGAGCACAATGGCGTCGCACACGATGACGATGGCTTCCAGAAAGGGGCGTTTCTCGCACCGGTCCTTCGGGCTCATCGGGTCAAGGGCGGCCAGCTTCTCCTCGGCCTCTTTTTTGATGCCGTTGAAGCCCCGCTTCAGAATTTTGCCATAGTCGTGCACCCACTGAATGGACGAACGGAAGGAAGCGGTCTCATTGACGATGAAGCGGGAGATCAGGCCCCGGGGATCATCGTAGGTCAGTTTGTGCACCTCCGGCGGCAGGGCCGCGTTCAGGGACTCGTGAAAGGTCTTGCCCTTCCAGTAGGGTGCGATCTCCTCGATGACGCGCTTGGCGTCCTCGGGGGTGATGGTCGCCGGAGAGGTCTTGCGGGTGGGCAGATCGCGCACGGCAATGTCCAGAAAATCGCCGTCCAGCTCGGGATACAGGATGCCATAACGGCCATCGCAGCCGGCCCGGCCCAACAGAAGCTGATCGTCCTGCACATACACCGTGATGTTGCGGGCGATGTGCATCAGCGCCTTGGCCCAGCGCAGCACCAGAGGCTGGCCTTCGGTCTCCTGCATGGACTGTGTGAAGTACAGGGCGCGTTCGATGTCGATACGCGGCTTTTGGCCTTCAAAACGGTCCAGCAGTTTGAAGACGCGGGAGTGGGTTTTGCGGAACTTGTCTTCCTTGCCCTCAATCTGGTCAAAGACGCGTTGTTCCTGGGGAGACTGACACTCGCAGGTCGGCACGGGATTGTACATGGCTCAACTCCTTGAAAAAAATGTGAGTAAAAAAAGCTGCTGCGCCCGATTGCTCATACCTCAATTGGCATTTTTATAGTAGCATAAGCCATGCCATATTCGCAGCCTCCGGCAATCTGTCCGAACCGGGATGTAACTCGCTGAAATATAGTTATCATGGGGAAGCGGTGCGCAAAATTGCCCGCAGCGCTGCCCACACAGACGTGAACTGTTGCGAATTTGCACCTCTTGAAAGTCAATATTACTCCAATTCCTTTTGATGGTGCAAAATTGCAGCGGATTGCCCGGGCATGCCCAGGCCCATTCATCAAAGTATATTATATTTCCCATTAATATTACTGCATAATTACCCGGCACTCCTGCGCATCCCTGCCCCGGGGAAAATGATGTGTTTTTGCGACGGTTATTGCACTACTCGGATAGGGCAAAGCCCCTGGCCAATTGATATAAGACTTTGAAAACAGAGCGAAAAACCAGGTAAATCAAGGCAATAATGGCTTTGAACGACCTTGGCCGCATGTTGCAGGATTGCGCCGAATGGGTGGCACGCATTGTGCTTTATAATGAAAAGCAGCCAGGGCCCGGGCTGTCTGGCAGGGCAGCAGTACATTAAACATTCATACACAACAAAGGAGTACAGCAAATGCTAGTAGGTGTTCCCAAAGAAATCAAGGCACAGGAGAACCGTGTTGGCATCACTCCCGCCGGAGTTTACGCTCTGGTTGGCGCTGGCCACAAGGTCGTTGTGGAGAAAGGCGCCGGTTTGGGCAGCATGATCACTGACGAAGAGTTCGTAGCCGCAGGGGCCAAGATGGTCGGCACCGCCAAGGAATGCTGGGATGCCGAGATGGTCGTGAAGGTGAAGGAACCCTTGCCGCCCGAGTACGACCTGTTCCATGAGGGGCTGATTCTGTTCACCTATCTGCACCTCGCCCCCGAGCCCGCCCTGACCAAGGCCCTGATCGACAAAAAGGTCGTGGGCATTGCCTACGAAACCGTCCAGTTTGACAATGGCGGCCTGCCCCTGCTGGCGCCAATGTCCGAAATCGCTGGCCGCATGTCCGTGCAGGTCGGTGCCCAGATGCTGACCAAGATCGAGGGTGGCATGGGCGTGCTGATGGGTGGAACCGCCGGCGTGCAGGCCGCCCACGTTGTCGTCATCGGCGCCGGCACGGTGGGTCTGTCCGCGGCCAAGGTGGCTATGGGCATGGGCGCCCGGGTGACCATTATCGACAACAATCTGTTCCGCCTGCGCCAGATCGACGACATCTACGGCGGCCGCATCCAGACCCTGGCCTCCAATGCCTTCAACATAGCCGCGGCGGTGAAGGATGCCGATCTGGTCGTCGGTTCCGTGCTGAT
This region includes:
- the ald gene encoding alanine dehydrogenase; translation: MLVGVPKEIKAQENRVGITPAGVYALVGAGHKVVVEKGAGLGSMITDEEFVAAGAKMVGTAKECWDAEMVVKVKEPLPPEYDLFHEGLILFTYLHLAPEPALTKALIDKKVVGIAYETVQFDNGGLPLLAPMSEIAGRMSVQVGAQMLTKIEGGMGVLMGGTAGVQAAHVVVIGAGTVGLSAAKVAMGMGARVTIIDNNLFRLRQIDDIYGGRIQTLASNAFNIAAAVKDADLVVGSVLIPGALTPKLVTEDMVQEMKAGAAIVDVAIDQGGCIEPTAKHGATYHDKPTFRHKIKKGELVCYSVGNMPGAVARTATFTLTNATMPYMVALADKGWTQACRDDKALARGINTCDGKVYFKAVAEALNYKLENVADLLK